A single region of the Zygotorulaspora mrakii chromosome 4, complete sequence genome encodes:
- the DNF3 gene encoding aminophospholipid-translocating P4-type ATPase DNF3 (similar to Saccharomyces cerevisiae DNF3 (YMR162C); ancestral locus Anc_2.349): MSSSSGKRKRSVSLRTQMFNKHLYDKFYKRKDQGIEMEDIQENGGNDSDGNNGNREEDEIYEEYEEELEEDEESNNRSTKPPGTFTRILDGIMNRTREIHSKDGRHIPIILDHDTAEYKHYSSPKWDQLIDERLGVPYCKNRITSSRYTVYTFFPRQIYAQFSKIANAYFFLVAILQMVPGWSTTGTYTTIIPLCVFMSISMAREAWDDFRRHRLDKEENEKEAEVLLKIKVGSRPSSQESALSKSTKTEHARSFASLNVTNQSKSGPNFTQFNNFEMLKERHSVFTEKKQWQNLRVGDFVLLKQDDWVPADMLLLACDGDNNECYVETMALDGETNLKSRQPHLELCKLARSASGLANINTKVTVEDPNIDLYNFEGNLEMRGNQNGSLLKFPLGPENVIYRGSILRNTQNVVGMVIFTGEETKIRMNALKNPRVKAPKLQRILNGIVAFMVLVVACVSFFSYLGHVLVNRKFIDQNQAWYLLQTDAGVAPTIMSFIIMYNTMIPLSLYVTMEIIKVMQSKLMEWDIDMYHAETNTPCESRTATILEELGQVSYIFSDKTGTLTENKMIFRKFSLCGTSWLHDVDPGDEPIKAVTSRVNNDVEVISYDSRGILDQFSLQNDSNDDHSVHGVFAGRKSVEYKGNSTATYTGRPSMKSLYGKGDPTLFSTKTPQTTEGPAPLKTSYELIEYVQKHPQTVFAQKAKFFILSLALCHTCLPKRNENFPEREDAIEYQSSSPDELALVTAARDLGYMVFNRNAQSLTIKTFPNGFEDEPQLDDYEILNYIDFNSQRKRMSVLVKMPNEPDRVLLICKGADNVIFERLSNRDVAFQKLNEVNANTKERKDAEAELIIQQRMSLERLANEDDVINNKLRSSLSSASKGSLSLQAVRKSMSRNANNRHDPEMQIDSIDQFLNTIKRNDDEIGDVINQSRKSLHKQQQEKYGSRKSVDHGQASNGSPHKNVSQHGGVPSYTNSILNYIGDDNLMSNEEFVIERTLQAIDEFSTEGLRTLLYSYKWISTSEYDEWAQRYHKAKTSLTNRKTKIDEVGEEIEEELHLLGATAIEDKLQEGVAESIEKIRRAGIHMWMLTGDKRETAINIGYSCKLIYDYSTVVILTTNDENIVSKMNVITQEIESGNVAHCVIVIDGATLGLFENNPTLMSVFIELCTKTDSVICCRASPSQKALMVSNIRNTRKNLVTLAIGDGANDIAMIQSADIGIGIAGKEGLQASRSSDYSIAQFRFLTKLLFVHGRYNYIRTSKFVLCTFYKEIAFYLTQLIYQRYTMFSGTSLYESWSLSVFNTLFTSLPVLCIGMFEKDLKPVTLLTVPELYTTGRLSQAFNLSIFLQWIILGTCNSLLITFLNVIAWGETSLSDNTLYPLGVVNYTALIFLINIKCQFVETHNRNWLAFTSVIISCIGWLLWCCIIPRLQKAGKIYDVQHGLYETFGNDITFYATVLVLISLPIMVDIVYKTFIVMIRPTDTDIFARLEQRSEVRKKLEFGAYNEMKQGWTWERDPGTFKTYRDRVFSPRSRANSSASSKNESQMENGRTRTNTTSTSDPENITSNKGEWALNNYDNDKYEMLPSGKLIKRQIAEEDIDSNKNGKSKDKRTSIIPKKLRFTLKDNDEEDEEIRAIIEQRMHDLE, from the coding sequence ATGTCAAGTTCATCTgggaaaaggaaaaggtCAGTTTCATTGCGCACGCAGATGTTCAATAAGCACTTATATGACAAGTTTTATAAACGTAAGGATCAAGGCATTGAGATGGAAGACATACAGGAAAATGGGGGGAACGATTCCGATGGTAACAACGGAAACAGAGAGGAGGATGAAATTTACGAAGAATATGAGGAGGAGCTTgaggaggatgaagagTCCAATAACCGAAGTACCAAACCTCCCGGTACATTCACAAGAATATTGGATGGTATTATGAATAGAACAAGAGAAATTCATTCAAAGGATGGCCGACATATACCCATTATTTTAGACCATGATACAGCGGAGTATAAACATTATTCCTCGCCGAAGTGGGACCAGCTCATAGATGAGCGATTAGGGGTACCGTATTGTAAAAATAGGATAACTTCATCCAGATACACTGTTTATACCTTCTTTCCTCGACAGATCTATGctcaattttcaaagatcGCCAAtgcatattttttcctgGTGGCTATTTTACAAATGGTTCCAGGTTGGTCTACTACAGGTACTTACACAACAATTATCCCTTTATGCGTATTTATGAGTATTTCAATGGCAAGGGAAGCGTGGGATGATTTCAGAAGGCATCGCCTAGATAAAGAGGAAAACGAAAAAGAGGCGGAGGTGCTTCTCAAAATTAAGGTTGGATCGAGGCCTTCCTCACAAGAGTCTGCATTGTCCAAGAGTACTAAAACCGAGCATGCAAGAAGCTTTGCTAGTTTGAATGTTACTAATCAGTCAAAATCTGGTCCAAATTTCACTCAATTTAACAACTTCGAAATGCTAAAGGAAAGACATAGCGTTTTCACCGAAAAGAAACAATGGCAAAACTTGCGTGTTGGAGATTTTGTCCTGTTAAAACAGGACGACTGGGTCCCCGCGGATATGTTGCTATTGGCTTGTGATGGAGATAACAATGAATGTTATGTTGAAACCATGGCGTTAGACGGAgaaacaaatttgaaaagtagACAACCTCATCTGGAACTATGTAAATTGGCACGTTCTGCTTCCGGCCTCGCAAACATAAACACAAAGGTTACCGTAGAGGATCCCAATATTGACCTTTATAATTTCGAAGGTAATTTGGAAATGCGTGGCAATCAGAACGGCTCGTTATTGAAGTTTCCTTTAGGCCCAGAAAATGTTATTTATCGTGGTAGTATTCTGAGAAACACACAAAACGTAGTTGGAATGGTTATCTTCACGGGTGAAGAAACCAAAATCCGTATGAATGCTCTAAAGAATCCTAGGGTAAAGGCCCCAAAATTGCagagaattttgaatggaATTGTAGCATTCATGGTCCTTGTTGTCGCATGTGTGtcatttttctcatatTTGGGCCATGTTCTCGTTAATAGAAAATTCATTGATCAAAACCAAGCATGGTATTTATTGCAAACCGATGCAGGTGTTGCACCAACTATTATGTCATTCATCATCATGTATAATACCATGATTCCTTTATCCTTATACGTCACAATGGAAATAATAAAAGTCATGCAAAGCAAATTGATGGAGTGGGATATCGATATGTATCACGCAGAAACAAATACACCTTGTGAGTCTCGAACAGCCACAATTTTAGAAGAACTGGGACAGGTATCATATATTTTCAGCGACAAGACAGGCACTTTGACGGAGAATAAGATGATATTTCGAAAATTCTCATTATGTGGTACATCTTGGCTCCACGATGTGGACCCTGGAGACGAACCTATTAAAGCAGTTACATCTAGAGTAAACAATGATGTTGAAGTGATATCATATGATAGTCGTGGTATCCTTGATCAATTTAgtcttcaaaatgattcTAATGATGATCATTCTGTTCATGGAGTGTTTGCCGGAAGAAAATCAGTAGAATACAAGGGAAACTCTACAGCAACATATACCGGCAGACCAAGTATGAAATCCTTATACGGAAAAGGAGACCCCACCTTGTTTTCGACTAAGACTCCTCAGACTACCGAGGGTCCAGCCCCTTTAAAGACATCATATGAATTGATAGAATatgttcaaaaacatcCACAAACAGTATTTGCTCAAAAAgctaaattttttattctgtCACTTGCTTTGTGTCACACATGTTTACctaaaagaaatgaaaacttTCCTGAAAGAGAGGATGCCATAGAATACCAATCATCTTCGCCGGACGAACTTGCACTGGTAACTGCAGCAAGAGATTTGGGATATATGGTATTCAACAGAAATGCCCAGTCACTTACGATTAAAACCTTTCCAAACGGCTTCGAGGACGAACCACAACTGGATGATtatgaaattttgaattacatcgatttcaattcccaaagaaagagaatgtCGGTGCTAGTAAAAATGCCCAATGAACCTGATAGAGTATTACTCATCTGTAAAGGTGCTGATAATGTGATCTTCGAAAGACTATCCAATCGTGATGTGGCATTTCAGAAGCTAAATGAAGTAAATGCTAACACAAAAGAACGCAAAGATGCTGAAGCAGAACTTATCATTCAACAAAGAATGTCTCTAGAGCGACTTGCAAATGAGGATGATGTTATTAACAACAAACTTAGATCGTCATTATCAAGCGCTTCGAAAGGTAGTCTGTCTCTACAAGCTGTCAGAAAAAGTATGTCTCGAAATGCCAACAATCGCCATGATCCAGAGATGCAGATTGATTCAATcgatcaatttttgaataccATTAAGCgaaatgatgatgaaattggGGATGTAATTAACCAAAGCAGAAAATCGTTGCACAAGCAGCAACAGGAAAAGTATGGATCCAGAAAGTCGGTGGACCATGGCCAAGCTTCAAATGGGTCGCCTCACAAGAATGTGTCCCAACACGGTGGAGTTCCTTCTTACACAAATAGTATCCTTAATTACATTGGGGACGATAACTTGATGAGTAACGAAGAATTTGTCATTGAAAGGACTCTCCAAGCCATTGATGAGTTCTCAACCGAAGGTCTGAGAACTTTGCTGTATAGCTACAAATGGATAAGTACAAGTGAATACGATGAATGGGCCCAGCGATATCACAAAGCTAAAACATCACTAACAAATCGCAAAACCAAAATAGACGAAGttggtgaagaaattgagGAGGAACTGCACTTACTGGGAGCAACCGCAATAGAAGACAAGCTTCAAGAAGGTGTAGCAGAGTCCATAGAGAAGATAAGACGAGCTGGCATACACATGTGGATGTTGACCGGAGATAAAAGAGAAACAGCCATTAACATTGGATATTCATGCAAGCTTATTTACGATTATTCTACTGTAGTCATATTAACTACCAACGATGAGAATATcgtttcaaaaatgaatgtgATCACGCAGGAAATTGAATCTGGAAATGTTGCGCATTGCGTTATTGTTATCGATGGTGCAACTCTAGGTCTATTTGAAAACAATCCCACTCTCATGTCTGTTTTCATCGAACTTTGTACCAAAACTGACTCTGTGATATGCTGTCGTGCCTCGCCGTCTCAGAAAGCTTTAATGGTAAGTAATATTCGCAATACGCGCAAAAATTTAGTTACTTTGGCCATAGGTGATGGTGCAAATGACATTGCCATGATCCAATCTGCTGATATAGGAATCGGTATTGCAGGTAAGGAAGGGTTACAAGCATCGAGATCATCTGATTATTCCATTGCTCAATTTAGATTTTTAACcaaacttctttttgtGCATGGCCGCTACAACTATATTCGTACTTCCAAATTTGTTCTTTGTACTTTTtacaaagaaattgcattttATTTGACCCAGTTAATTTATCAGAGATATACAATGTTTTCTGGTACTTCTCTTTATGAATCATGGTCTTTATCTGTCTTTAACACTCTTTTCACATCATTACCGGTGCTATGTATTGGTATGTTTGagaaagatttgaagccAGTTACTTTACTAACAGTGCCAGAGCTTTACACTACTGGAAGGCTGTCTCAGGCATTCAATCTTTCGATATTTCTACAGTGGATTATTTTAGGAACCTGCAACTCCCTTTTAATTACATTTTTAAATGTTATCGCATGGGGTGAGACATCATTGAGCGACAACACTTTATATCCTTTGGGAGTTGTAAACTACACTGCACTCATTTTTCTAATTAACATCAAATGTCAATTTGTGGAGACGCATAATAGAAATTGGTTGGCCTTTACTTCTGTCATAATTTCATGCATTGGATGGCTTCTGTGGTGTTGCATAATTCCGCGGCTTCAAAAAGCAGGTAAAATATATGATGTGCAACATGGTCTCTACGAAACTTTCGGAAACGACATAACGTTCTATGCTACAGTTCTCGTTTTAATTTCCTTACCGATAATGGTTGATATTGTTTATAAAACATTCATTGTTATGATTAGACCAACCGATACTGACATTTTCGCAAGATTAGAACAGAGAAGTGAAGTTcgcaaaaaattggaatttGGGGCTTATAACGAAATGAAACAGGGTTGGACTTGGGAAAGAGATCCCGGAACGTTTAAAACGTATAGGGATAGGGTCTTCTCACCCAGATCCAGAGCAAATTCCAGTGCAAGTAGCAAAAATGAATCGCAAATGGAAAATGGGAGAACAAGGACCAATACAACGTCGACAAGCGATCCTGAAAATATCACTTCCAACAAAGGAGAATGGGCTTTGAACAATTATGATAATGATAAGTATGAGATGTTGCCAAGTGGCAAACTAATCAAAAGACAAATTGCTGAGGAAGATATCgattcaaataaaaatggtaaatcaaaagataaaagaaCTTCAATCATCCCAAAAAAACTGAGATTTACACTGAAGGATAACGATGAAGAGGACGAAGAAATTAGAGCGATCATTGAACAAAGGATGCATGATCTCGAGTGa
- the QRI1 gene encoding UDP-N-acetylglucosamine diphosphorylase (similar to Saccharomyces cerevisiae QRI1 (YDL103C); ancestral locus Anc_2.348), whose translation MSIMEEFIKAGQGHLFEQLDQLPVEDQKHFMENLKSVSARISPKKLVHDCKEALKLAAANSKTDICIEPLPESSYESIIDNEKARAKYGDLGREAIRRGEVAVILMAGGQGTRLGSLKPKGCYDIGLPSGKSLFQIQGEKILRLQELTGAQKPIPWYIMTSEPTRKNTEEFFVEKEYFGLSPKQVTFFNQGTLPAFDLKGEELLMSSPTALVQSPDGNGGLYRALKDNCIVDDFVAKGIKHVYMYCVDNVLSKVADPVFLGFAIENGFDLATKAVRKRDFSESVGLIATKDGKPCVIEYSEISPELAQGQNKDGLLNLRAGNIVNHYYSVDLLKRELYDWCNNMPFHIAKKKISFYDNKTGETYKPTEPNGIKLEQFIFDVFPSVPLEKFGCLEVDRTEEFSPLKNGLGSSNDNPATSREAYLTLGTSWLKNSGAKVADGVLVEVSSTLSYAGEQLSQFKDVQFNENGTFVD comes from the coding sequence ATGAGCATAATGGAAGAGTTTATCAAGGCCGGTCAAGGTCACCTTTTCGAACAATTGGATCAATTGCCAGTGGAAGATCAAAAGCATTTTATGGAGAACCTGAAAAGTGTCTCTGCCCGAATATCCCCAAAAAAGCTCGTTCACGATTGTAAAGAAGCTTTAAAACTAGCAGCGGCTAATTCTAAGACTGATATTTGCATCGAGCCACTTCCTGAATCGTCTTACGAGTCTATAATTGACAATGAGAAGGCAAGGGCAAAGTACGGAGATTTGGGTCGTGAAGCCATCCGTAGAGGGGAGGTGGCAGTTATTTTGATGGCAGGTGGGCAGGGTACCAGGCTGGGCTCTTTGAAGCCAAAGGGCTGTTATGATATAGGTTTGCCGTCCGGAAAGTCGCTGTTTCAAATACAGggagaaaaaattctcCGTTTGCAAGAATTGACTGGGGCTCAGAAGCCAATACCTTGGTACATTATGACTTCGGAACCCACAAGAAAGAACACTGAGGAATTTTTCGTCGAAAAAGAGTATTTTGGCTTAAGTCCGAAGCAAGTTACCTTTTTTAACCAGGGTACATTACCAGCATTTGATTTAAAGGGTGAAGAGCTTTTAATGAGTTCCCCAACAGCTTTGGTACAATCTCCAGATGGCAATGGTGGCTTGTATCGTGCTTTAAAGGATAATTGCATTGTGGATGATTTTGTGGCCAAAGGAATCAAGCATGTCTATATGTATTGCGTCGACAACGTGCTCTCGAAAGTGGCGGATCCTGTTTTTCTTGGCTTTGCGATTGAGAATGGTTTTGATTTAGCTACAAAGGCTGTTAGGAAAAGAGACTTTAGCGAATCGGTAGGTTTAATCGCCACAAAGGATGGAAAACCATGTGTCATTGAATATTCAGAAATATCGCCAGAACTTGCGCAAGGTCAAAACAAAGATGGGTTGCTTAACTTACGTGCTGGAAATATTGtgaatcattattattcTGTTGATCTCCTCAAGCGTGAGTTATATGATTGGTGCAATAATATGCCTTTCCATATTgccaagaagaaaatttcattttatgaCAACAAAACGGGTGAAACTTATAAACCAACGGAACCCAACGGTATTAAATTGGAACAATTCATATTTGATGTTTTCCCATCAGTGCCACTTGAAAAGTTCGGATGTTTGGAAGTTGACAGGACTGAAGAATTCTCTCCTCTGAAAAATGGCTTAGGAAGTTCTAATGATAATCCAGCAACTAGTCGGGAAGCTTATCTTACCTTGGGCACCTCATGGCTGAAAAACTCAGGTGCAAAAGTTGCGGACGGTGTTCTTGTTGAAGTATCAAGCACATTGAGTTACGCGGGAGAACAGCTGTCCCAATTCAAAGATGTTCAATTCAACGAAAATGGCACCTTTGttgattga
- the INP2 gene encoding Inp2p (similar to Saccharomyces cerevisiae INP2 (YMR163C); ancestral locus Anc_2.347), with product MRPELEPSNFEKSGLKMFSSRFPKRNSGIRHPFSSSITFPLLSSEETLSDGTSVDAGGIEYSTQWKRASDRASAEALHDYSPTIVNSETFSKTSALYGSGINGHVKNSWNDIINDIFQELPFDPNDQFLEEFQYAIVSSDCLNDTGTNRLPCSLGKSIMDFHKKSHSCTGAAVASIATKYGRLQVVSTNKFVLTKTLNYLETILVSFKTLRFLQKLRSNKVKATEKIVTALLIIIYVSIQQELFHLQYTKYKALITLKETLKNLQKFSSLLSKYHLKFKELSVFKTFASECIDNSFKSTLPFIRDLLSSTLDLFFYKVKIVTTNLLSVTNTTTLTKYCEIYSLHNSDLFHYLNNPAIEIEEKAKRFHILKKFTLCCLLSINHFDIRNDLTTSNVLLNFFPDFDIQSTECFHVRDTDKYNIVTDYLHELNTFIITLCSSLNGHKSVLYASEGLTSSSSSESHQEIQTQRQKKYSNDLRNCQKTSMMVNSLKRLEDTLLQSPNGEFSSETNEIVTATLEKLLTLWRGKARKNKQDTKLSPTLSSNRGFSLNVLQSSTSSILTDPTATRKAYLDSAIDFNEVEETQSDIEIDSESEDPNTIKFLQQKKGYRPKDKFQGLSDEELRGKLNEGILKFAVENNRGKERLRTQKSFELLRKATRKEKYRQFETRPSTVRDASTKYSSNMTSGSPYKLKFSSEESIPVLYEVRELLGESH from the coding sequence ATGAGGCCGGAATTGGAACCTTCAAATTTCGAGAAGAGTGGACTCAAGATGTTCTCATCGCGATTTCCAAAGAGAAACAGCGGAATACGACATCCCttctcatcttcaatcACCTTTCCACTTTTATCTTCGGAAGAAACTTTGTCTGATGGGACTTCTGTGGATGCGGGAGGAATTGAATATTCAACCCAATGGAAAAGAGCTTCCGATCGAGCTAGCGCAGAGGCTTTGCATGATTATTCACCGACAATTGTGAATTCTGAgactttttccaaaacatCTGCTTTGTATGGTAGCGGGATAAACGGTCATGTGAAAAACAGCTGGAACGACATAATAAATGATATTTTCCAGGAGTTACCATTCGATCCAAATGATCAATTTCTggaagaatttcaatatgCAATTGTTTCGTCCGATTGTCTTAATGATACAGGTACAAATAGGTTACCTTGTTCGCTGGGAAAATCTATAATGGACTTTCACAAGAAATCACACTCCTGTACAGGAGCCGCCGTTGCTTCTATTGCAACAAAATATGGTCGTCTCCAAGTAGTTTCTACCAACAAGTTTGTTCTGACCAAGACTCTAAATTACCTAGAAACGATTTTAGTATCCTTCAAGACATTGAGATTTCTACAAAAATTGCGATCAAATAAGGTCAAAGCAACTGAGAAAATTGTTACCGCATTATTAATTATAATTTATGTGTCCATTCAACAAGAGCTTTTCCACTTGCAATACACAAAATATAAGGCACTTATAACATTGAAAGAAACATTAAAGAATCTACAAAAATTTAGTTCTCTTTTGTCCAAGTATCATTTAAAATTCAAGGAACTATCcgttttcaaaacttttgcaTCAGAGTGTATCGATAACAGCTTCAAAAGTACACTTCCTTTCATTCGCGATTTATTATCCTCAACTTTGGATCTCTTCTTTTATAAAGTGAAGATTGTCACAACAAATTTATTATCGGTTACTAATACGACAACACTAACGAAGTACTGTGAGATATATTCCCTTCATAATTCGGATCTGTTTCATTATTTAAATAACCCCGCTATTGAAATCGAGGAAAAGGCAAAAAGGTTTCacattttgaagaagtttACCCTATGTTGTCTGCTATCGATAAATCATTTTGACATAAGAAATGATCTGACGACATCTAACgttttattgaatttttttccgGATTTTGACATTCAATCGACTGAATGTTTCCATGTGAGAGATACAGACAAATATAACATTGTGACAGATTATCTTCATGAATTGAACACTTTCATAATCACTCTATGTTCGTCCCTAAATGGACACAAAAGCGTTTTATATGCCTCTGAGGGCTTGActtcatcttcgtcatccGAGTCTCATCAGGAAATACAGACACAGCGACAAAAGAAGTATTCAAACGATTTACGAAATTGTCAAAAGACATCTATGATGGTGAATTCTCTGAAGAGACTTGAAGATACATTGTTACAGTCTCCTAATGGCgaattttcatcagaaACTAATGAAATTGTGACAGCTACTTTAGAGAAGCTTTTAACCCTGTGGCGTGGAAAAGCACGAAAAAACAAACAGGATACAAAACTGTCGCCTACTCTTTCGTCTAATCGTGGGTTTTCATTGAATGTTCTTCAATCATCAACATCAAGCATTTTGACGGATCCAACTGCCACCAGAAAAGCATATCTTGATAGCGCTATTGATTTTAACGAAGTGGAGGAAACTCAATCAGATATAGAAATAGACTCTGAATCTGAAGATCCGAATacaatcaaatttttacagcaaaaaaaaggttACAGACCAAAAGATAAGTTTCAAGGACTTAGTGACGAAGAACTAAGAGGCAAACTGAATGAAGGTATACTTAAGTTTGCAgttgaaaataatagaGGTAAGGAAAGACTTAGAACTCAAAAATCTTTCGAATTGCTAAGGAAAGCGAcacgaaaagaaaaataccGACAATTCGAAACTCGTCCATCTACCGTTCGTGACGCAAGCACTAAATATAGCAGCAATATGACGAGCGGGTCTCCATATAAACTGAAATTCTCTTCAGAAGAGTCCATCCCGGTCTTGTATGAAGTAAGAGAGCTACTTGGTGAAAGTCATTGA
- the MSS11 gene encoding Mss11p (similar to Saccharomyces cerevisiae MSS11 (YMR164C); ancestral locus Anc_2.346) — MSEFSFHVNEEKDDSIQAQPKSKANYKRELNMIVSDAMAKNSKQLLYAHIYNYLISNKRYESAKQFLLEADVPIYEQRNAKQGNTGGISNVQGPKDLLPTKMLMDCEDTFLLEWWKCFSALHGSVGGTTGTVNTNHADQVPIIPMTHADPVNVATLSRLQSETLSSKANPNGFQQPLSSMFPTMNPYALYGNPQAYWSSNFAPNQLEPQQLQQQLQQQQQQQQQQQQQQQQQHQHQHQHQHQHQQKQQQQQQQQQQQQQQQQQQNQQQQQQQQQQQQQQQQQQQQQQQQQQQQQQQQQQQQQQQLQQLQQQQFIHQQQQQSEANSRNFADGNIAFMQQQAQQYQFYLQHQHLQQQQMQILQQQQQQQQQQQQQQQQQQLQQQQQQQQQRQRQQQSKNQKQQRLKK; from the coding sequence ATGAGcgaattttcttttcatgtcaatgaggaaaaagatgatagCATACAAGCACAGCCTAAGTCGAAGGCTAATTATAAACGTGAATTGAACATGATAGTATCAGATGCAATGGCTAAAAATTCTAAGCAATTGCTTTATGCTCATATATATAATTATCTGATCAGCAATAAACGGTACGAGAGCGCGAAGCAATTTTTGCTGGAGGCGGATGTTCCTATATATGAACAAAGAAATGCCAAACAAGGGAATACTGGTGGTATATCAAATGTCCAAGGCCCTAAGGATTTACTCCCCACAAAAATGTTGATGGACTGCGAAGATACTTTTCTGTTAGAATGGTGGAAATGTTTTAGTGCATTACACGGAAGTGTGGGAGGCACCACTGGAACAGTGAATACAAACCATGCGGATCAGGTGCCTATAATCCCAATGACACATGCGGACCCGGTAAATGTAGCGACTCTTAGTAGGCTGCAATCTGAGACGTTAAGCAGTAAGGCAAACCCGAACGGTTTTCAACAGCCGCTTTCTTCTATGTTTCCGACTATGAACCCGTATGCTCTCTACGGAAACCCTCAGGCTTACTGGAGTTCGAATTTCGCTCCCAACCAACTAGAACCCCAGCAGCTCCAACAACAActacaacaacagcaacagcaacagcaacagcaacagcaacagcaacagcaacaacatcaacatcaacatcaacatcaacatcaacatcaacaaaaacaacaacaacaacaacaacagcagcagcaacagcaacagcaacagcaacaacaaaaccaacaacaacaacaacaacagcaacagcaacagcaacaacaacaacaacaacaacaacaacaacaacaacaacaacaacaacaacagcagcagcagcagcagcaacagcaacaacaattaCAGCAACTTCAGCAGCAACAGTTTATtcatcaacagcaacagcaaagTGAAGCAAATAGTAGGAATTTTGCGGATGGAAATATCGCATTCATGCAACAGCAAGCTCAACAGTATCAGTTTTACCTACAGCATCAACATcttcaacagcagcaaatGCAGATCCtccaacaacaacaacagcaacagcaacaacagcaacaacaacaacaacaacaacaactacaacaacaacaacaacaacaacaacagcgACAGCGACAGCAGCAGTCAAAGAACCAGAAACAACAAAGATTAAAAAAGTAA